The DNA sequence ctgttgttaaCCTCTATTTATTATGCTGTTATTTTCTGAAATTCCTCGTTGTTTAAATTCTTAGtcatttgaaaatattattatatcttctgccttgctttccttttaaaccagtagggtcctgacctgaccgCGTCACTACTCTGCCGaagttagacttggcacttactaggtatcgttatggtgtactcatactatacttctgaacatctttttgtgcagatctggGTCCTTCCTACTAGGCCAGATACCCGTGAGCTGGACTGTACGTGGAGacctcaaggtatatctgccagcgtccgcagacctcggagtccccctctatatttattatgttattttccttaCTCTCTtcagactctgatgtatagatacacttagtattttctcttagaagcgtGTGACTTATTCCcaccgggttttaggagttgTTATTATTGAgttgcagttttatatttatttcttgtgttgagaattgggcttcagttttatattatgttattccacaaatttgttaggcttacctagtcttagagactaggtgccatcacgatatcctacagagggTGAATTGGGGCCGTGACACTTTGAAccatcgagctttgttgtatacctagacaacataaatCACACAATCAACCTTTAACCAtatatggttctcacggttgtgttcgtttcagctaTGAACACCGCTtagtttcatgagtgcttagagaatgcgcttttactttcattccccttgaatctgcttacacttcacactcacgcaggtgatttctaaacgtgtaatcctatagacacactatctgttCATTTCCtaccagacttagcaaatcattaaaaagctttaagcattattgactcatcaaaaatcCTTAATGCTTTGTCCTGATTTCTGAATATTGTCTTCATCACTAGAATCGGTTGAGTTATTTGAAAATGTTGAACCATCAGTCATAACTttatttgatctctttgaacctaacTCTTGGGTTCTCCCGTGTACTAGGGAGAGTTCCGCCATGATGACTTTTCCTAGGCCTTAATCTCATTTccttcgatgatctttcaactgcctctctcgATAGGCCTTTTGCAAGTGGATCCGACatattatctcttgactttacgtagtcaatcgtgataataccacttgtcacgacccaaaattcccaccttcggggccgtgatagagcctaacatttcacttgttaggcaagccaacgttagaatctaactagccattttaacaaaattttaaatttattaataaatgcggaaataaagtatgaaataaagtgagtaatccataataatcgcgatatctaaataccatcccagaactggagtcacaagtgcacgagtttctagaataatccaaataaaggtctgaataaaattcaggctatttttaaaataatacacagctgagataatatagaaggggacttcagaactgcgaacgctgtgcagttatacctcaagtcttcactGGTAGCTGTAACCGGGTAAATCTACAGTactccgctgggaccaactccgaaatctgcacaagaagtgcagagtgcagtatcagtacaaccgaccccatgtacttgtaagtgtcgagcctaatctagacgaagtagtgacgaggctatgacaagacacgtatgtaaaccacctgtacaagtatatacaaatacaaagtaacaataatacaacatataacaatttataatttgggagggaacatgcgaaggtgAAGGATATAACAATTTCAGCAGGAGATGTCTCACTTAGCAGTcaattaattcatcaataataaaatgagcaaatgttaatatgaaaatggcacggcaccacccttcgtacttttactctcatttgacacggcatcacccttcgtgcttttacactctctgaaaatgacacggcatcacccttcgtgcttttacactcacaaatggcacatcaacacccttcgttcttttacactcttccttaccatgacaatgatattGTGAATAattaaaatggcacgacatcacccttcgtgcttttacactcttctttaccatgaaaataataatataaattcggaagagtatttaattgcggggatatacacttatcaatcaattcaataccaaaataccgacttcaccttccaaaatattcaacaataattaaatgaatattaATTTTACGAATAATGATCAactaatcaataataaacttaagcacgaatatcttaattaaatagacaattattcaaaataaacaaattccaccctcatgctttgactcaaccacaacgcataagtactcgtcacctcacatatacgttgtatccACACATtaaatcacatagcaaatagacaattgaatcctactccctcaagtcaaggttaaccatgacacacttacctcgctttgcaaccaaattcaggaatccaataaacctttgcctcgcaaattcttgtccgaaatcctcaaatcgagtcataaacaattcaatatactcaatacaaatcgttcgaattaatttcatatgaatttactaattttccggattaaaatccgaaattcatctcaaacatagacagtggggcccacatctcgaatcctgaaaaaactcacgaaatccaaacgcccgttccgatacgagttcaaccatacaaaaattatcaaattccgatgtcaaatggaccttcaaatcttaattttttgtttttggaaagttttacaaaatttccaatttcttccatctaaatccgagttaaataatgaatatagacatggattcatgaaatataatcacttttattTATAAAACACTTTCCcacttcaaagtcgtgaaaatctccTTTGAAATTGCCCAACTTCgtgacttaaaactcaaaaatgagtaaaaatggcgacttcctaATTTATGGGTTCTGcctagtgattccttaatcgcgatcgcgtgaatagcctcgcgatcgcctgaatagcctcgcgatcgcgaagctctacTTTGCTGCCCCAAAAATTTACTCTACGCAAACGCGTAAAACACCACGCGAACACAATGCTCTGATGCTCTGACTTATGCGATCGCGAGCGACCTCACGCGTTCGCAATGAGTAAAGCGCGTGGCTCAGCTTTAGCCTCCTTaactctacacgaacgcgaccttgtccacgcgttcgcgaagcaccacgtCACACCCCTACGCGATCGTGTCCTCAaattcgcgaatgcaaagaacaaCTTTAGCTGGCCTCTCAGATTGCCTTACGCGATTGCGAGATCTCccccgcgaacgcgatgaagaaatattctacaacaaaacaccagaaaatctgctatcttccataagtccaaaatggcccgttgagcatccgaaactcacccgagccctcggggctccaaactaaacatgcatacaagtccaaaaacctcatacgaactcgcttgcatgatcaaaacaccaatttaacacctagaattacgaatcggacaccaaaccaaataaaattttaagaaaactttaaaacttctatttttaccaccgaacgtctgaatcacgtcaaatcaactctgtttctcaccaaattcgacagacaagtcctaaatgacataacggacctataaaaaattttagaactcgaatccgaccccgatatcaataaaagtcaatttgtggtcaaactttaaaatctttaagcctttaggcttctagtttccGTCAAGttgccataacttgagctagggacctccaaattaatttccgtgcatacgcccaagtcccaaatcatgatacggacctaccgaaactgtcaaaatactgatctgagtttgttttctcaaaatattgaccaaagtcaactcagttaagttttaagactctattccacattttaataattttttcatataaaaatgtttcagaaaattatacggactgcacacgcaagtcacaGAATGATGAATAGTATTTTTCggggtcttagaatacagaattaattaataaatttaaagataaccttttgggtcatcacaccactagagagtagttgtctaacagtATTATGTCTCCGTGGTATGTGACGAGATTTTCtattatacataacgctccctgccctgcctattgctgcttgactatcacaatgtatacatataggtGCCAAAGATTTAGGTCAAAaaggaatatcttccaagaaatttcggagccattcagcttcttcaccggccttatctaaagctatgaattcataTTCCATTGTAAAatgggcgatgcacgtttgtttggatgattttcaaGACACTGCTGGAGTGTTAGATACCCCAAAAATTGtgtcattgccatccaatgtatttgattaggattacttgtaaaccgactcagtttgctaatagcacatgctatatctggtcgcgtacaattcatgatatacatcaaacttcccaatactttTGCATAGTccaattgtgagtcactttcaccttcattcttttgaaatgcataactcacgtcaattggagtcttggcaatcttgaaatccaaatacttaaACTTGTCACGtactttttcaatgtagtgagattgTGATAATGCTataccttgtggagtcttgtgaattctgattcctaagatcacgtcagcaactcctaagtctttcatgtcgaatttgctagccagcatgcgcttagtagcatttatgtctgccatatttttgctcattatcaacatgtcatcaacatataaacaaacaatgacttcatgacatGTAGTATTTTTAATCTAAGCACATTTGCCACACtcattgattttaaacccacttgccaacattatttcgtcaaatttggcatgccattatttgggtgcttgtttaagtccataaagtgacttaatAAGTTTGCACACTTTCCATTTTTACACGGAACCACAAAActctcaggttgttccatgtaaatctcttcctccaatTCACTATTTAAGAAAAtggttttaacatccatttgatggatttcaagaccatacacggccgctagttccactaacaccctaatagatgttatcctcgttatgAGTAAGTATAAAAGTAATCAAGGCGTTCCTTTTGTATATAAcgtttgacaacaagtcttgccttatatttgtcaatagtgctaTCAACTTACATTTTCCATTTAAAGATCGATTtcaaacctaaaggcttatttcctgtaGGAAGATCAAGCAATTCcgatgtatggttatccaaaattaattgaatctcactattgactgcctctttccataATGTTGAATCAGatgatgacatagctgctttgaaGGTTTGAgactcattttcaagcaagaatgtcacaaaatttGGTCTAAAGGAAGTAGATGTTTTTTGAcatttgctacgccttggatcctcTTCACTTGGAGTATTTTTCTTTGGTTCTCTATGTGGTCGTTTaagtctttcacttaacgactcacattcagttttatacgaaTAGATACTTTCAAAGAATTTAGCATTATCTGATTTAATTATAGTGTTaacatgaatttcgggattatcagatttatgaaccaaaaaccggcATACTTTActatttgtagcatatccaataaaaATACAATCCATAATTTTTTGTccgatctttacccttttgggtaaagGTACTTGTGCCTTTgataaacacccccacactttgaaatatttcaagttgggttttcttcctttctatttttcatatggaatagattgcgttttgttgtggggtactctgttgaatATTCGGTTAGCTATAAGGATAGCTTCCTCCCACAAATTCTACggtaaaccagaacttatcaataaggcattcatcatttcctttattGTCTGATTTTTCCtttcgcaattccattggattgagtgTGTAGGGGGCattagtttgatggataattccatattccgaacatatttctgcaaacagAGATTCGTATTCttcacccctatcacttctaatcattttaatctttttattcaattgattctccacttcattcttgtattgcttaaatgcttcaattgcttcatccttactactaagaaaataaacataacaatatcgagtacaatcgtcaataaaagttataaagtacTTTTTCCCACCACGAGATGGTGGTGACTTCATATCGCAAatatcagtatgaattaagtctaaaggatgtgaattcctttcaacaaacttataaggatgttttacaaacttagattcaacacatatttgacattttgatttattacactcgtaTTAGGCAATACCTCTAAATTTATTAACTTCcacaaggttttgtaattgacatgtcctaaacgaatataccataaatcatttgattccaataaataagaagaagatgAAATTTTATTAATACTGTCAACAACCTTTACATTGAGTTTGGAAAGgacctctgtgaggtagccctttccaacatacatatcATTCTTCCTTACAATAACTTTTTCAgatacaaatacacatttgaatctattcttaacaagtaaagaagttgaaactaaatttttcctaatagtaggaacatggaGAACATTGTTGAGCATTAataccttgccggaagtcatcttcaggaatatcttcccacaACCCTCAATCTTAGTTGTTGCAGTATTTTtaatggaaagctcttcttcgggaccagcaatagagtaagtcgcaaatgcttctttgacaaCACAAATATGTCGAGTGTCtctagagtcaatccaccactccttcggatttccaactaagtTGCATTCgaaaagcattgcacacagatcatgaATGTGATCATTTTTCTCCACTATGTTGCCCTGTCCCTTTGTCTTGTCCTTTATCAGAGACGACAATCAAGGGCTTTGTGACCAGCTTTTTCACAGCTGTAGTAGTTGCCCTTGAATTGTttcttgttctgctccttagtctgttcaaaagacctcttcctcttcttacATTTTGGAGTAGTATCCTCAATgatattagctcccataatcgttgaattttcacgagacttcttctcggctgttttattatcttcctcaatcttgagacgaatcacaagatcttccaacatTATTTCTTTGCACTTGTGCTTTATATAGTTTTcaaaatctctccacgaaggaggcaacttttcaatcattgtagccacttgaaatgcttcattgaCTACCATatcttcagcaataaggtcgtcAAAAATAAATTGAAGCTCTTGAACTGGGGTTCCAACGgttttgttgtctatcattttatagtctagaaacttggcaaccacaaactttttcgagcatgcatcttcagtcttgtatgTCTTCTCAAGTGCATACCATAATTATTTCGAGGTATTCATAGCACTAtagacattgtacaagtcatcctccaaAGAACTTAGGATGTAGCCTTTGCAAATAAAGTCTGCATATTTCCACGCCTCAATAATCATAAACTTTTCATTGTCTAGAATGTCGGCGGCAGGCACTGGAGGGTCTTCACTGGTGAATTTCtacataccaagtgtggtaagccaaaaGAACACTCTTTGCTTCCATCCTTTAAAGTTGGCTCTAGAAACGTTACATGGTTTTTTGGCCGGTCGTACAGCagttcggcttgacgaggctatcgtcgttgccgcaacagtcgcagaagaatttccattatcaattgccatttctcactgtccACAACAGAAGAGTTAAATTAATGGCAGAAAATAGAACAATAAACAATACTGTAATTAATGACAAACATtacgtttaataaataaaaactgaaGTTTTGTATATAATGTTTCACAATAAAacaatgaagtttttatgttcttcaaagaGTTTTTGAATTTTATCCTCAAGTAGccgaggtgttggaatattatcctcccaggatagaacgatttaactcactagAGTATCGGTACCAAAAACGCCGGTGAATAGCGAACCACTTGAAGGTTGCAAAACACACTGAAAAATTTTTGtgtagaagaagaagatcagaaaatttcgtaaggaaataTTCTGGGATAAAGGCATATTTATAGCTATTTTTtgcactgtttctgaaaaggtttgcaaccttttagAAACAGCCGTGGCTGTTGGAACAGGCGAGAACGATTCCCGTTTAAAATATTCTgggaaattaatttaaaataatccgaGAAAGAAACGGAACGGGTCGCATCGCGGATCCTAGGTTATTCCGGGTTGAATTTTTGTtagttaattaaataattaaaataaattttatccaAAAAGATCAATCAATCGATCGATCTTtaaccgaagccgaagccgagccgagcgacgacgacgcgcGGCTTACTTTatttccaacccatttaacatCAAGAGAAGTGCTTTCTCAAAATAAGCACATTCACTTTTTTTTCACCACCAATGAGAGACACTTGCTCTTTCCAAAGAAAAAGGAAGCTCACTTTCCCTTCACGTTTtctctccatttctcattcaccaatcttttaatcccaacaatatatatatagtccttaattaaaattaattttgaCTATTTCACTaaataccgaccgacttcggtagGTTATTTTAATAAAacacaatttaaaaaaaatagaaatcagattttcgaccgaattcggtcggtaagtTTCTACTCAAACGATTGATATTTCATTTAAATGTACCGGCCGCCGTTTTGGACCAAAGTCGGTTGGAAATCTGCAAATTAGAGCCCACCATCGGGCTTTCTTCCCCATTTCTCAATTTTCTCTATCTCTCATTCTCTCCTCCACTCTCTTCAACCGTAAGGCGATTTCGCTCAAATCCCATCCAAAATCTATTCCTACCCCAAAATCAAAGCTCAAAATCATCCTCATTACCTTCTTCGCCAAAATCCCCAATCACACTGCCTAACCGCCGCCTCCTCCTCCACCACTGCCTCACCACCGCCGCCGCTGCTTCTTCCACCACCTGCCTCCCTTCTTACCACTGCTCAACCGCTGCTACTTCTACTACGTAAAGGTTAGTCACCTAGTTTTTTTTAAGTTACTTTAATTCTTAAAATTTATGGTTTAATTTATTGTTCTATTTTTTTATTGCTTTTATAAATTTACGGTTTATTAATTTGGGATTTAATTTATTGTTCTATTTTTGTTTATTTcttttagaaataatttattaatttaGGGTTTAATTTATTGTTCTATTTTTGTTTATTTCGTTTagaaataatttattattttagggTTTAATTTATTgttctattattatttattgcttTTAGAAATTTAGGGTCTATTAATTTAGGGGATAATATTGTTCTATTAGTGTTTATTGCTTTTAGAAAATTAGGCTTAACTAATTATGATATATTAATTGAATTAGTTAGTCTAATTGAATGTGTTAATAAATTATAATCTTTATGAGTTAGTCTAATTACGATTAATGCTAGTATTTGCATCTTGCAGGTCTTTCAATTATATTGCTTGTTAATGGTTTAATTGAATTTGAAAAGAAATTATTTAGGGATATATGAGAACTTTAAAATTAATATgcactcaaattatttaaattaacTACTTTGTAACTAAAGTGTATTATGTTTTAaactataaattaatttgaatactcatttaatataacatgcaatttatttgttctttgcgtagatggaatatcgtagttggacgtataataggaattatcctaatcgtcgatttttgagggaggaatttatagaagAGGTTAATAaatttattaggcatgcaatATCACTTGAACCATTTCTAATCGGGGGAGGGGGAGGGATTAGATGTCCTTGtgtgaagtgcaagtgtttgCATTTTTTTTGGATCAGAGGATGTTAAGACTCATATTTATAAAAAAAgagtttatggataattattttgtgtggactatTCATGGAGAGGTTAGTGGTAGTGATGATGTATTTCATAGCATAGTTGTTCGTGAAAGTAGTATATCGGTGAGGAGTAacgttcaacatcctagataccatgaaatggttgCGGGTTCATACCTAATGATCAAATTACAAAGACAATCACTGAAACGCTTGGCCGGTTGTATGATGCACcctatgcgacttggagtgaATTTTCACCAGAGCTCGTGGAGaaaattttcaaccaatttaaggttttaatacaattcttatctatttaacCATTATATTATCAATAATTTCATCTAACGTTACACACTTAATTTGCATACTAAGTGTTCCTGGGAGGACCGACATAACAAtaccattcttgcaaattttgagttcaaatgtcGTAAGAGACTATCTGATTCCTTCTGTTCTActcggaagaagagcaagaagccttcatgggtcCTACTGCACATATGAGAGGATCTACTGAGGTAGTGGACTACTGAAAAATTCGAGAAGAGGAGTGAACAAGAAAAGAAGGCCCGGGCATCTAAGAAGGGTGActccttgcactgtgtgggtttaaggagcatggggactgcgaggagactactggtaattccttaaaatatttaattctatttttatcgaactatatttatatattttaatttagttaacatgttttattatatttgtaggaaaaaaatatgggaggaagatgactcatgatgagttcttcatggagactcacatccggaagaaaaaggcaccgacagatccgactagatgggtcgaggaccggaCAAAGACTACATATgcaagtttcataactactataacttgaaattaatatttataatattatatagttaataattttctatcttctaagtAAAGGGTCACTTTAAGActaatgtggaggagtacacttagagcttgccaccgaatgagcaaggcgagcgaccactcctttcagacgaagaagcgcagaagatatggttggatgttgtcggtggtcctaaaaaAGGGATATCATACGGCTTTCCAGAGAGACCATTTCGGCGCTACAGGGCGGGATTGgaaggtatagggacttccgcccaAGGCCAGATAATTGATATGTCGACTCTCTTTCCTATAAAGAAGAAAATCGCAACGCTGACAACTTACCTTGAAGAGACAAATGCTAGATAAAAAAAGAGAGATAAacaatttgatacccttcaagttcagctaTAAAAAagggaccaacaatttaatgTCCTTCAAGGTCAGTTGGCCAATCTTTTTCCTAGTGGtgctttgtcacgacccaaactaacccctgtcgtgatggcgtctatcgtggaactaggcaagccgactcattttcaaacaaaccaatattttcatttcaaagataatttcaatgctatttaacataaaaaccttcataaaggagttcaaatcaaaacaaaagtgcagaaaagaaaagcccgacatcggggtgtcactagtcatgagcatctactatcatttgtctgacaatatcaacactaacatagtctggaaaatatctaaatacaactaaaggaagataagagggagaagagcaagggctgcgatcgccaagcagctaccttgctgtccccgagaaaatctgcaaccagaataatcaacaaccgctaccgtgcccagctacacttggatctgcacacaagttACAGGGTGTAATGTGAGtaagccaactcagtaagtaacaacaataaataaagactgagtagtagtgacgagcaataaagcatatcaagttcatatcatcagtaaagtacaacatgctttaaaaatcagtgttcgaatcaaatcatctcgtttaaacccggttccagtaaaaatcatttgaagatatttttcaacagtttttcaaacaaagactcaatccaaaggtgagcaaaaatgatgaaatcataaacagtccctcgggcaaaacatcactcatataaagcccctcaggcaaacctcacagtcactcatgcctctcgggcatacctcacaatcactcttgcccctcgggcatacctcacaatcactcatgactctcagtcactcagcactcggtactcgacactcgcacttagtaggtacgtgcgctcactgggtgtgtgtacaaactccggaggggctccttcagcccaagcgctatatcaagtcaaatcatggcataaatcactcaggcccttggcctatatcaaacatgctgcgacgtgcatcccaatcccataaatatcctcacaaatcaggccctcggcctcactcaatcataaacctctcaagccactctggcatttcagtaaaaataggcAATTCAGCCCAAGACAATttttttatgcatcaaaatagagtcataaaactaagttatgcagtaaataagtataaccatgactgagtatatattttcaatcaaaaacagtgagaggatagtaaaaaaaaggcccctaagggtccaaacaacactggcacaaggcccaaaatatggcattcagcccgatttacagaaactctttctaaaacatgtaAGTATCATATAggttcaacaaaatatgcaacttcacagttgctacgggacagaccaagtcataatccccaacagtgcacgcccacacacccgtcacctagcatgtgcatcacttcaaaataggaaaatgatacgaaatccgtggtttcaaaccctcaggactagatttacaatcgttatttacctcaaaccggtcaaatctctaccctgcaatgctcttgcctctcgactcagCCTCCAagtgctctgaatctattcaaaatcagtacaatactatcaatatacgctaatggaatgaatttcacaagaaaaactatcaaattagcccaaacccaaaattggctcaacccagcccccgggcccacgtctcaaaatccaacaaaatttacaaaactaggaagCTCATCGACTCACGAgaccatacatacaaaatttatcaaaatccgacatggtttggtccctcaaatctttaaattaaactctccaaaatctcaagccctaacccctcattttcactaattacatgattaaacgaTGAGAAATAACCATACATAcgagtattagagctcaagcaacttacatCACTCATAGTCCTTGAATCACCCTTAAAACATCACTCCAAGAGCTCCACataccgacttgaaaatggtggaaatgaaccaaattcgcgaaggcttctatttatggtttctgcccaggcttttcgcacctgcggacaatttctcgcttctgcgccaccgcacctgcgctccatttccgcatctgtgaccacgcaggtgcgaaaaataccTCGCACCTACGGCCACTGCCTGACTtcctcacttccgcttctgcgtcacctatccgcatctgcggactcgcagataCGACCTATCCTACGCACTTGCGGACCCACCTCGacattgtccgcacctgc is a window from the Nicotiana tomentosiformis chromosome 10, ASM39032v3, whole genome shotgun sequence genome containing:
- the LOC138899728 gene encoding uncharacterized protein, producing MLFECNLVGNPKEWWIDSRDTRHICVVKEAFATYSIAGPEEELSIKNTATTKIEGCGKIFLKMTSGKVLMLNNVLHVPTIRKNLVSTSLLVKNRFKCVFVSEKVIVRKNDMYVGKGYLTEVLSKLNVKVVDSINKISSSSYLLESNDLCIYSYKTECESLSERLKRPHREPKKNTPSEEDPRRSKCQKTSTSFRPNFVTFLLENESQTFKAAMSSSDSTLWKEAVNSEIQLILDNHTSELLDLPTGNKPLGLKSIFKWKMVLVELAAVYGLEIHQMDVKTIFLNSELEEEIYMEQPESFVVPCKNGKCANLLSHFMDLNKHPNNGMPNLTK